One Heptranchias perlo isolate sHepPer1 unplaced genomic scaffold, sHepPer1.hap1 HAP1_SCAFFOLD_56, whole genome shotgun sequence DNA segment encodes these proteins:
- the LOC137315728 gene encoding zinc finger protein 239-like produces the protein MCEKGFTQSSSLLTHQRVHTCERQFTCSMCGKGFTRSSHLTYHQRIHTDKRPFKCSDCEKTFKSTKDLLAHQRVHTGERPFTCSVCGKGFTRSSHLTVHRLVHTDKGPFKSSNCEKRFESKRNLQRHQRIHTGEAV, from the coding sequence atgtgtgagaagggattcactcagtcatccagcctgctgacacaccagagaGTTCACACTTGCGAGAGacagttcacctgctccatgtgtgggaagggattcactcgttcatcccaccTCACTTATCACCAACgcattcacactgataagagacctttcaaatgttctgactgtgagaagacctTTAAAAGCACTAAGGATctgctggcacaccagcgagttcacactggggagagaccgttcacctgctccgtgtgtgggaagggattcactcgttcatcccaccTCACTGTACAccgacttgttcacactgataaaggACCCTTTAAAAGTTCTAactgtgagaaaagatttgaaagcaaaaggaatctgcagagacaccaacgtattcacactggagaggctgtttaa